From Proteus vulgaris:
ACCAGCCAACATTGGCTGAAGAGATGGGTGTTCTGCAAGAACGTATCACTTCAACCAAAACAGGTTCAATCACCTCTGTACAAGCTGTATACGTACCTGCGGATGACTTAACTGACCCATCACCAGCAACAACGTTTGCTCACTTAGATGCAACAGTTGTACTGAGCCGTCAAATTGCTTCATTAGGTATCTACCCTGCGGTTGACCCACTGGATTCTACCAGTCGTCAGTTAGACCCACTGGTAGTTGGCCAAGAGCACTATGATGTCGCTCGTGGTGTTCAGTCTATCCTGCAACGTTATCAGGAACTGAAAGACATCATCGCTATCTTAGGTATGGATGAACTGTCAGAAGAAGATAAACTGGTTGTTGCGCGTGCGCGTAAGATCCAGCGCTTCCTGTCACAGCCATTCTTCGTTGCTGAAGTATTTACCGGATCACCAGGTAAGTTCGTTTCCCTGAAAGACACTATCCGTGGCTTTAAAGGTATTCTGAACGGTGATTATGACCACCTGCCAGAGCAGGCGTTCTATATGGTTGGTACTATCGAAGAAGCAGTAGAAAAAGCTAAGAAGCTTTAATACGGCTGACGGGAGGTTGATATGGCCGATACATCGTTCCACCTGAAAGTTGTCAGCGCTGAAAAGCAGTTATATGACGGCGAAGTCAAACGAATTCAGGTAACTGGTAGCGAAGGTGAGCTCGGTATTTATCCGCAGCATACCCCGTTATTAACTGCCATAAAACCGGGCATGGTACGTGTCGTAAAAACATCGGGCGAAGAAGAGGTTATCTACCTTTCAGGTGGTATTCTCGAAGTTCAGCCGACTGGCGTCATTGTACTGGCAGATACAGCTATCCGTGGTCGTGATTTGGATGAAGCGAAAGCGTTGGAATCTAAGCGTAAAGCTGAAGAACACATTCAATCCTCTCATGGTGATGTTGATTATGCTCAAGCATCAGCAGAATTAGCCAAAGCGATTGCAAAACTACGTGTAATCGAACTGACTCGACGTTGATGTAAATAGGCAGTCTATGAATAAAAAAGCCAGTTGGTTCTTAGCTAACTGGCTTTTTTGCGTCATGAAATATTTTGTGTGACGAAATATGTAGTATTATTTAGCATAAACAGGTTTACTTGCCATTCTTTACGGGAGTTATCGGGTTAATTATGTCTAATTCAGCTAAAAGCGTTGTTATTCTTGCTGCGGGAAAAGGCACCCGCATGTATTCACAGTTACCTAAAGTTCTTCATAAACTTGCGGGTAAATCCATGGTTCAACATGTGATTGATACTGCTAAGTCATTAGGTGCTCAACAAACACACCTTGTCTATGGACATGGTGGTGAGCTAATGAAAGAAAAATTAGGTTCACAACCTGTTAATTGGGTACTACAAGCAGAGCAACTAGGAACGGGTCACGCAATGCAGCAAGCCGCGCCTTTCTTTGCTGATGATGAAGATATCCTGATGCTTTATGGTGATGTTCCTCTTATAACCAAAGAAACATTAGAACGTTTAATTGAAGTTAAACCAGAAGGCGGTATTGGTTTATTAACGGTTATTTTAGATAATCCAACTGGCTATGGTCGTATTGTTCGTGAAAATGGTGAAGTAACTGGCATCATCGAACAAAAAGATGCTTCTGAAGAACAACTCAAAATTAATGAAATCAACACTGGCATTTTAGTGGCTAATGGTGGTGATTTAAAACGTTGGTTAGGTAAGCTCGATAATAACAATGCACAAAAAGAGTATTACATTACTGATATTATCGCGTTAGCGCATAAAGAAGGTCGTAAAATTGAAACGGCTCATCCTCGTCGCCATAGTGAAATGGAAGGCGTAAATAACCGTCTACAACTGGCTGCATTAGAGCGTATTTACCAAACAGAACAAGCAGAGCGCTTATTATTAGAAGGTGTTATGTTGCTTGATCCTGCGCGCTTTGATTTACGTGGAACATTAACTCATGGTAAAGATGTGGTGATTGATACCAACGTTATCATTGAAGGTAATGTGACGTTGGGAAATAACGTTGAAATTGGTACAGGTTGTGTTCTAAAAAACTGTGTGATTGGTGATAATTCTATTATTAGCCCATATACGGTGATCGAGGATGCAAACTTAGCACAAGAGTGTACAGTTGGCCCATTTGCACGTCTTCGCCCAGGTAGTGAATTAGCTGATAAAGCTCACGTGGGTAACTTTGTTGAGATGAAAAAAGCCAGCTTAGGTATTGGCTCTAAAGCAGGTCATTTGACTTACTTAGGCGATACAGAAGTGGGTGCTAACGTTAATATCGGCGCAGGTACTATCACTTGTAACTATGATGGGGCGAATAAATTCAAAACCGTTATTGGTGATGATGTCTTTATTGGTTCAGATACTCAATTAGTGGCGCCAGTTACTGTTGCTAATGGTGCAACCATTGGTGCAGGAACAACACTCACTAAAAACGTAAATGAAAACGAATTAGTGATCAGTCGAGTTAAGCAAACTCATATCAGTGGATGGAAACGTCCAGTGAAGAAAAAACAATAATTTTAAGAGAAGGGCGTATATTTAATTAGCGCCCTTTTCTTGTACTCTATTATTCTAAAAACAAAAAATATCTCCGCTTTCTACAATGGCTTGGGGAAAAGACCAATCAGGTATAAGACATCCAAGTGCGAATAAACGCACAGTTTTAGGAATAACACAATGTGTGGAATAGTAGGTGCAGTTGCACAACGCGATATCGCTGAAATCTTAATTGAAGGCTTACGTCGTCTAGAATACCGCGGTTATGATTCTGCGGGGTTAGCCGTTGTTGATAATGACTGCAAAATGACACGTTTGCGTGAAGCTGGCAAAGTACAAATGTTGGCTGATGAAGCAGAAAAAACACAAGTCATTGGTGGCACAGGTATTGCTCATACACGTTGGGCAACACATGGTGAACCTTGTGAAGATAATGCACATCCTCATGTATCTGGTACTATTGCCGTGGTACACAATGGTATTATCGAAAACTACCAAGACCTGAAAGCAGAATTAATTAAAAAAGGGTATCAGTTTGCTTCTCAAACAGATACCGAAGTGATTGCTCACTTGGCAAACTGGGAACAGCGCCAAGGCGGCACATTACGTGAAGTTGTACAGCGCGTTATTCCTCAATTACGTGGTGCTTACGGTACTGTAATTATGGATAGTCGCACACCAGAATTATTAGTTGCCGCACGTTCTGGTAGTCCGCTGGTGGTTGGTCTTGGTGTGGGAGAAAACTTCCTTGCTTCTGACCAATTAGCATTATTGCCAGTGACTCGTCGCTTTATCTACCTTGAAGAAGGGGATATTGTTGAAATTACACGCCGTCATGTCCATATTTTTGATGTAAATGGTGAAGAAGTTAATCGTGATACGATTGAATCTAACGTTCAATACGATGCGGGTGATAAAGGTGTTTATCGCCACTACATGCAAAAAGAGATCTACGAACAGCCTCTGGCGATTAAAAACACCCTTGAAGGTCGTTTAAAATCAGATTCGATTGATCTCAGTGAATTAGGCCCTAAAGCTGAAGAGATCTTATCTAAAGTTGAACACATTCAAATAGTAGCTTGTGGGACTTCTTATAACGCAGGTATGGTTTCTCGTTATTGGTTTGAATCGTTAGCGGGCATTCCTTGTGATGTCGAAATTGCATCTGAATATCGCTACCGTAAACCAGCAACTCGCCGTAATAGCTTATTGATCACATTATCCCAATCAGGTGAAACCGCAGATACGTTAGCGGCGCTACGTTTATCTAAAGAGTTAGGATATTTATCATCACTGGCGATTTGTAACGTGGCTGGATCTTCTTTAGTGCGTGAATCTGAATTTGTTTTAATGACTAAAGCAGGTGCTGAAATTGGTGTTGCATCAACTAAAGCGTTCACAACACAGTTAACAGTTCTATTAATGCTGGTGGCATATATGGGACGCATTAAAGGTGTTGCAACATTAGAACATGAAGTTTCAACAGCATTACATGCATTACCAAGCCGTATTGAAAGCATGTTATCGAAAGATAAAGTGATTGAAGCCTTAGCTGAAGATTTCTCAGAAAAAAGCCATGCTTTATTCTTAGGTCGTGGCGACCAATACCCGATTGCGGTAGAAGGTGCATTAAAGCTAAAAGAGATCTCTTATATTCATGCTGAAGCTTATGCTGCTGGTGAGTTAAAACATGGTCCATTAGCATTAATTGATGCGGATATGCCGGTTATCATTATTGCGCCAAACAATGAATTATTAGAAAAATTAAAATCTAATATCGAAGAAGTTCGCGCACGTGGTGGTTTACTGTATGTGTTTGCTGATCAAGATGCAGGCTTTGAAGAAAACGAAACGATGAAGTTAATTTCTCTGCCTCACGTTGAAGAGCTTATCGCACCGATTTTCTATACCGTACCATTACAGTTGTTGTCTTATCATGTTGCTTTAATTAAAGGCACAGACGTAGACCAACCTCGTAACTTAGCAAAATCAGTTACAGTTGAATAAAGATTAGCTTTATTCTAAAAGAACCAGTCATGCTGTAAAAAGCAGGCTGGTTTTTTTATGGGTAAATAAAAAAATAAAGCACATTTACTCTCTATATCATGATTGAAGCAATGGCATAGGTTGCCTAGGATTATCTTTATATTGTTGTGATAAAGGAGTAACACTATGGCGAATGAAGAAGAGAATACATCAATATTGAGCATGTCCCTTTCAAGTTTAAATATCGCTTCAACAAGAAGAAGCTAGTCATCTGCTCGCTTTGTATAAAATACAGATAGAACAGGGTGATATACAAAAAGCCTATCATTACCTTATGTGTTATATGATGCATTTAAAGGCTTATTTTTCTCGCTATCTACCAGATACATTTTCGATAGGTAATATTTCCCCTGGGTATTTAGATTTTACTTATTTTCCTTTTTTTGATGATTTTTTACGTGAGCGAAAATTACGTTTGGGTATTGTATTAAATCACCAATCCCTTCAATTTGAATTATGGTTAATGGGGCAAAATGCACTTGTTCAACAAGATTACTGGG
This genomic window contains:
- the glmS gene encoding glutamine--fructose-6-phosphate transaminase (isomerizing) encodes the protein MCGIVGAVAQRDIAEILIEGLRRLEYRGYDSAGLAVVDNDCKMTRLREAGKVQMLADEAEKTQVIGGTGIAHTRWATHGEPCEDNAHPHVSGTIAVVHNGIIENYQDLKAELIKKGYQFASQTDTEVIAHLANWEQRQGGTLREVVQRVIPQLRGAYGTVIMDSRTPELLVAARSGSPLVVGLGVGENFLASDQLALLPVTRRFIYLEEGDIVEITRRHVHIFDVNGEEVNRDTIESNVQYDAGDKGVYRHYMQKEIYEQPLAIKNTLEGRLKSDSIDLSELGPKAEEILSKVEHIQIVACGTSYNAGMVSRYWFESLAGIPCDVEIASEYRYRKPATRRNSLLITLSQSGETADTLAALRLSKELGYLSSLAICNVAGSSLVRESEFVLMTKAGAEIGVASTKAFTTQLTVLLMLVAYMGRIKGVATLEHEVSTALHALPSRIESMLSKDKVIEALAEDFSEKSHALFLGRGDQYPIAVEGALKLKEISYIHAEAYAAGELKHGPLALIDADMPVIIIAPNNELLEKLKSNIEEVRARGGLLYVFADQDAGFEENETMKLISLPHVEELIAPIFYTVPLQLLSYHVALIKGTDVDQPRNLAKSVTVE
- a CDS encoding DUF7000 family protein, translated to MYKIQIEQGDIQKAYHYLMCYMMHLKAYFSRYLPDTFSIGNISPGYLDFTYFPFFDDFLRERKLRLGIVLNHQSLQFELWLMGQNALVQQDYWELLKTSKWNRKRTDKIFQEALKTTTKITDEIKQREAS
- the glmU gene encoding bifunctional UDP-N-acetylglucosamine diphosphorylase/glucosamine-1-phosphate N-acetyltransferase GlmU translates to MSNSAKSVVILAAGKGTRMYSQLPKVLHKLAGKSMVQHVIDTAKSLGAQQTHLVYGHGGELMKEKLGSQPVNWVLQAEQLGTGHAMQQAAPFFADDEDILMLYGDVPLITKETLERLIEVKPEGGIGLLTVILDNPTGYGRIVRENGEVTGIIEQKDASEEQLKINEINTGILVANGGDLKRWLGKLDNNNAQKEYYITDIIALAHKEGRKIETAHPRRHSEMEGVNNRLQLAALERIYQTEQAERLLLEGVMLLDPARFDLRGTLTHGKDVVIDTNVIIEGNVTLGNNVEIGTGCVLKNCVIGDNSIISPYTVIEDANLAQECTVGPFARLRPGSELADKAHVGNFVEMKKASLGIGSKAGHLTYLGDTEVGANVNIGAGTITCNYDGANKFKTVIGDDVFIGSDTQLVAPVTVANGATIGAGTTLTKNVNENELVISRVKQTHISGWKRPVKKKQ
- a CDS encoding F0F1 ATP synthase subunit epsilon; amino-acid sequence: MADTSFHLKVVSAEKQLYDGEVKRIQVTGSEGELGIYPQHTPLLTAIKPGMVRVVKTSGEEEVIYLSGGILEVQPTGVIVLADTAIRGRDLDEAKALESKRKAEEHIQSSHGDVDYAQASAELAKAIAKLRVIELTRR